A portion of the Candidatus Ruthia endofausta genome contains these proteins:
- a CDS encoding FxsA family protein produces MIFPLFVVMTLLEIYVLISVGESIGGFSTILLVVITALIGSTLLKQQGFSTLVKVQKKTMNGQTPAFEMLEGVVILVSGVLLLTPGFITDFIGLLGLIPISRAYFINQILKKNAQKIFNKNRSGFIHKTKNIHPQQRHKNNTIEGEFWEE; encoded by the coding sequence ATGATATTTCCTTTATTTGTTGTCATGACGCTGCTTGAGATTTATGTTTTAATATCGGTGGGTGAGTCAATTGGTGGTTTTTCAACCATATTATTAGTTGTTATTACTGCACTTATTGGCTCAACATTACTCAAACAACAAGGGTTTTCTACCCTTGTAAAAGTACAGAAAAAAACCATGAACGGACAAACACCTGCTTTTGAAATGCTTGAGGGTGTAGTAATCTTAGTCTCAGGTGTTTTGTTATTAACGCCTGGTTTTATTACGGATTTTATCGGCCTACTTGGACTTATACCCATTTCAAGGGCTTATTTTATTAATCAAATTTTGAAAAAGAACGCACAAAAGATATTTAATAAAAACCGATCTGGTTTTATTCATAAAACCAAAAATATCCACCCTCAACAGCGTCATAAAAACAACACTATTGAGGGTGAGTTTTGGGAAGAGTAA
- a CDS encoding AbrB/MazE/SpoVT family DNA-binding domain-containing protein: protein MDFAIFLIQIGNSQGIRIPKPIIEQAHLSGFELELKVVDEGLLIKSHKSVIVRDGWQESIENHIKLFSKEQVDNEWLHATLIDDSDIEW, encoded by the coding sequence ATGGATTTTGCAATATTTTTAATTCAAATTGGCAACTCACAGGGTATTAGAATTCCTAAACCAATTATAGAACAGGCGCATTTAAGTGGTTTTGAACTTGAACTAAAAGTAGTGGATGAGGGATTATTGATAAAGTCTCATAAAAGTGTAATAGTTAGAGATGGCTGGCAAGAAAGTATAGAAAACCATATAAAATTATTCAGTAAAGAACAGGTTGATAATGAATGGTTGCACGCCACTTTGATTGATGACAGTGACATAGAATGGTGA
- the pyrE gene encoding orotate phosphoribosyltransferase — translation MEQYQKDFVDFMLDSGALKFGEFTLKSGRVSPYFFNAGAFNTGQHLSQLGKFYATTIENSGLDFDVLFGSAYKGIPLATATAMAFNNGFNKNVPYSFNRKEAKTHGEGGDIVGHPLEGNILIIDDVITAGTAIREAMDIIKANDATAKGVIVAINRQEKGKGEQSAIQEIEQNFGLSVLSIINLSHLVDYLRQGNDHGLIERIEAYRYCYGVQG, via the coding sequence ATGGAACAGTATCAAAAAGACTTTGTAGATTTTATGTTGGACAGTGGTGCGCTTAAGTTTGGTGAATTCACCTTAAAATCTGGCCGAGTTAGTCCTTATTTTTTTAATGCGGGGGCATTTAATACGGGGCAGCATCTTTCTCAACTGGGTAAATTTTACGCGACAACGATTGAAAATAGTGGCCTAGATTTTGATGTTTTGTTTGGCTCAGCCTACAAAGGCATTCCACTAGCAACCGCAACTGCCATGGCATTTAATAATGGTTTTAATAAAAATGTGCCTTATAGCTTTAATCGTAAAGAAGCCAAAACGCATGGCGAGGGTGGAGATATTGTCGGTCATCCACTTGAGGGCAATATTTTGATTATTGATGATGTCATCACAGCAGGTACGGCTATTCGTGAGGCGATGGATATCATTAAAGCAAATGATGCAACTGCCAAGGGCGTGATTGTGGCGATTAATCGTCAAGAAAAAGGCAAAGGTGAGCAATCCGCTATTCAAGAAATCGAACAAAATTTCGGGCTTTCGGTTTTAAGTATTATTAATTTATCACACTTGGTTGATTATTTAAGGCAAGGCAATGACCATGGGTTAATTGAGCGCATTGAGGCGTATCGATATTGTTATGGTGTTCAGGGTTAA
- a CDS encoding type II toxin-antitoxin system PemK/MazF family toxin, with protein MVNTKKVDRLDVWLVSLNPTKGREINRTRPCIVVSPDELSALSTVIVAPMTTKGFEVPLPSFGKISGKERLILID; from the coding sequence ATGGTGAATACTAAAAAAGTTGATAGGCTTGATGTGTGGTTGGTTAGTCTCAATCCAACAAAGGGTAGAGAAATTAATAGAACTAGGCCTTGTATTGTGGTTTCACCAGATGAGCTTTCAGCCCTATCAACGGTTATTGTCGCTCCAATGACAACCAAAGGGTTTGAAGTACCCTTGCCGAGTTTTGGTAAAATTTCAGGAAAAGAAAGGTTAATTTTAATAGACTAA
- the rpmG gene encoding 50S ribosomal protein L33 has product MREKIRLVSSAKTGHFYTTTKNKRLHPEKIEVKKFDPVVRKHVMYKEAKIK; this is encoded by the coding sequence ATGAGAGAGAAAATTAGGTTAGTATCATCAGCTAAAACAGGCCATTTTTATACAACCACTAAAAACAAACGTCTTCATCCAGAAAAGATAGAAGTTAAAAAGTTTGATCCAGTTGTTAGAAAACACGTGATGTACAAAGAAGCGAAGATTAAGTAG
- the acnB gene encoding bifunctional aconitate hydratase 2/2-methylisocitrate dehydratase has protein sequence MKSAYLQHVNKRQQGNLPPLALNAQQTKSVVECLIKDVDTSFYLDLLTHQIPPGVDEASYLKASFLSSIAKGNQACPSISQAHATFLLGTMMGGYNIEPLIELLDINATRESAQTALANTLLIYEAYQAIVDKSQTNPYAKNVVDSWADAQWFNKKAPLPQKIKLSVFRVEGEINTDDLSPATQAWSRPDIPLHAQSMLIKKINRPLEMIEKLKQKGLPLVFVGDIVGTGSSRKSAINSVLWHIGDDIDYVPNKRSGGVVLGGKIAPIFFNTAQDSGALPIECDVSKMKMGDEITIYPFEGKIINSKGETISIFELLPTTLSDEVHAGGRIPLIIGRGLTDRTRQDLGLPVSTTFLRPQDVSQSNTGYTLAQKIVGKACGVDGIRPGTYCEPRMSSVGSQDTTGAMTRDELKELACLGFSADLVMQSFCHTAAYPKPVDLELQHSLSDFMHSRGGVSLKPGDGIIHSWLNRMLLPDTVGTGGDSHTRFPIGISFPAGSGLIAFGASLGVLPLNMPESVLVRFTGTMQPGITLRDLVNAIPYMAIQKGLLTVEKSTKRNIFSGRILEIEGLSDLKVEQAFELADASAERSANGCTIKLNKEPVIEYLNSNIALLSSMINKGYEDKKTLARRIQAMGKWLDTPELLVADTDCEYAAMIDINLDEIKEPILACPNDPDDVKLLSEVANTKIDEVFIGSCMTNIGHFRVAAQLLKDRSELTTELWIAPPTRMDEAQLRAEGVYGTFDKLTKHTEIPGCSLCMGNQARIKDNATVMSTSTRNFPNRLGDNADVYLSSAEVAAITAKLGHIPTNIEYQEAIKDIKPMEAQIYQNLNFDQLDEYKDEINSVPLETILSS, from the coding sequence ATGAAATCAGCCTACCTTCAACATGTTAATAAACGTCAACAAGGCAATCTACCACCTCTTGCCTTAAATGCACAACAAACCAAATCAGTGGTTGAGTGCTTAATCAAGGATGTTGATACGTCTTTTTATCTTGATTTACTCACCCATCAAATACCACCTGGTGTTGATGAAGCGTCCTATCTAAAAGCCAGCTTTTTAAGCAGTATTGCTAAGGGCAATCAAGCCTGTCCTAGTATTTCTCAAGCGCACGCTACTTTTCTTTTAGGTACTATGATGGGTGGTTACAACATTGAGCCCCTAATTGAACTACTAGATATTAACGCCACAAGAGAAAGTGCACAAACAGCGCTGGCAAATACCTTATTGATTTATGAGGCATATCAAGCTATTGTTGATAAATCTCAAACCAACCCTTATGCTAAGAATGTTGTAGATAGCTGGGCAGATGCACAATGGTTTAACAAAAAAGCACCCTTGCCTCAGAAAATTAAATTAAGCGTTTTTCGTGTTGAAGGCGAAATTAATACGGATGATTTATCGCCTGCAACACAAGCCTGGTCACGTCCAGACATTCCTTTACATGCACAATCCATGTTAATTAAAAAGATAAACAGGCCACTTGAGATGATTGAAAAACTCAAGCAAAAAGGCCTACCATTAGTCTTTGTGGGTGATATTGTTGGTACAGGCTCTTCACGTAAATCTGCCATTAACTCAGTGCTTTGGCACATAGGTGATGATATTGATTACGTGCCTAATAAGCGCAGTGGTGGTGTTGTGCTGGGTGGCAAAATCGCACCGATATTTTTTAATACTGCACAAGATTCTGGCGCTCTGCCGATTGAGTGCGACGTTAGCAAAATGAAAATGGGTGATGAAATCACAATTTATCCATTCGAGGGAAAAATTATCAATAGCAAAGGTGAAACCATTTCAATTTTTGAACTCTTACCAACCACTTTATCTGATGAAGTACATGCAGGAGGACGAATTCCGCTTATTATTGGTAGGGGCTTAACTGATAGAACTCGCCAAGACCTCGGCTTACCCGTCTCAACTACTTTCTTACGCCCACAAGATGTTAGCCAAAGTAATACTGGCTACACATTGGCACAAAAAATTGTTGGCAAAGCTTGCGGTGTAGATGGCATTCGCCCAGGCACTTATTGCGAGCCACGCATGTCTAGCGTAGGTTCACAAGACACCACAGGTGCAATGACACGCGATGAATTAAAAGAACTAGCCTGTCTTGGATTTTCAGCCGATTTAGTCATGCAAAGCTTTTGCCATACGGCTGCTTATCCTAAACCTGTTGATTTAGAACTACAACACTCACTGTCTGATTTTATGCACTCACGTGGGGGTGTGTCACTTAAGCCGGGTGATGGTATTATCCACTCATGGCTTAATCGCATGCTACTACCTGATACAGTAGGCACAGGTGGTGATTCCCATACGCGCTTTCCTATTGGCATTAGTTTTCCAGCTGGATCTGGGCTGATTGCTTTTGGCGCTTCACTTGGTGTATTGCCATTAAACATGCCTGAATCTGTCTTAGTGCGCTTTACAGGCACAATGCAACCAGGTATCACCTTAAGAGATTTGGTCAATGCAATCCCATACATGGCTATACAAAAAGGCTTATTAACGGTTGAAAAATCTACTAAGAGAAACATCTTTTCAGGTCGTATTTTAGAAATTGAAGGACTGAGTGATTTAAAAGTAGAACAAGCATTTGAACTGGCTGATGCTTCAGCCGAGCGCTCTGCCAATGGTTGCACAATTAAGCTAAATAAAGAACCTGTGATAGAATATCTAAACTCTAATATTGCCTTATTATCTTCGATGATTAATAAGGGCTATGAGGATAAAAAAACCCTCGCCAGACGTATTCAAGCCATGGGAAAATGGCTAGATACGCCTGAATTACTAGTCGCAGATACAGATTGTGAATATGCCGCAATGATTGACATTAACCTTGATGAAATCAAAGAGCCAATCTTGGCGTGTCCGAACGATCCAGATGATGTCAAACTACTCTCAGAAGTGGCCAACACCAAAATTGATGAAGTCTTTATTGGCTCTTGCATGACTAATATTGGTCACTTTAGGGTAGCTGCACAATTATTAAAGGACAGGTCAGAACTGACAACCGAATTGTGGATTGCGCCACCCACCCGAATGGACGAAGCGCAGCTTAGAGCAGAAGGTGTCTACGGTACATTTGACAAACTAACTAAACACACCGAAATCCCTGGTTGTTCTTTATGCATGGGCAACCAAGCACGAATCAAAGACAATGCCACAGTGATGTCCACTTCAACACGCAACTTCCCTAATCGTTTAGGTGACAATGCTGATGTCTATTTATCTTCTGCCGAAGTAGCAGCAATTACTGCCAAACTAGGACACATTCCAACAAACATAGAATACCAAGAAGCAATAAAGGACATCAAACCAATGGAGGCACAAATTTATCAAAATTTAAATTTTGACCAACTAGATGAATATAAAGATGAGATAAATAGTGTGCCACTAGAAACCATCTTAAGTTCATAG
- the trmB gene encoding tRNA (guanosine(46)-N7)-methyltransferase TrmB produces the protein MRKIQSFVRRSGRLTLGQKMGLTELWANYGVDLPKGRINLDALFVKRQKIVLEVGFGNGDSLLEMAIKIPDRNFLGIEVYEAGIGRLINEAYKHQLSNLKIIKADAVEVLTNHIKDGSFNRFQLFFPDPWHKKKHHKRRIVQTDFLDLLSRKIIKGGKVHMATDWAHYATAMMNTLENHPHFKNTQNGPIYSPRSEYRPITKFERRGHRLGHGVWDLIFINEKT, from the coding sequence ATGAGAAAAATTCAAAGTTTTGTGCGCCGCTCTGGCAGATTAACGCTTGGGCAAAAAATGGGGCTGACTGAACTTTGGGCGAATTATGGGGTTGATTTACCAAAAGGTAGAATCAATTTAGATGCTTTGTTTGTCAAACGACAAAAAATTGTTTTAGAAGTTGGCTTTGGCAATGGTGATAGTTTGCTGGAAATGGCAATTAAGATACCTGATAGAAATTTTTTGGGCATTGAGGTGTATGAGGCAGGTATTGGTAGATTAATTAACGAAGCATACAAGCACCAATTAAGCAATCTTAAAATCATTAAAGCAGATGCTGTTGAGGTATTAACAAACCATATAAAAGACGGCAGTTTTAATCGTTTTCAGCTGTTTTTCCCTGACCCGTGGCATAAGAAAAAACACCATAAACGCCGAATTGTGCAAACTGATTTTCTAGATTTGTTGTCACGCAAAATAATTAAAGGTGGAAAAGTCCACATGGCAACTGACTGGGCACACTATGCCACTGCAATGATGAACACCTTAGAAAATCACCCCCACTTTAAAAACACACAAAACGGCCCTATCTATTCACCAAGATCTGAATACCGACCCATTACTAAATTTGAACGACGAGGTCATAGGCTGGGACACGGCGTTTGGGATTTAATTTTTATTAACGAGAAAACATAA
- the rpmB gene encoding 50S ribosomal protein L28 codes for MAKVCVVTGKRPMSGNNVSHANNRTRRRFYPNLHTHRFWVESENRFVKLKLSAKGLRIIDKKGIDTVLAEIRIRGEKV; via the coding sequence ATGGCGAAGGTATGTGTGGTTACGGGCAAGCGACCAATGAGTGGTAACAATGTATCTCATGCGAACAATAGAACGCGTCGTCGTTTTTATCCAAATCTTCACACACACCGTTTCTGGGTGGAAAGTGAGAATCGTTTTGTTAAGTTAAAGTTATCAGCAAAAGGATTGCGCATTATTGATAAAAAAGGTATTGACACTGTGTTAGCAGAAATTCGTATACGTGGCGAAAAGGTTTAG
- a CDS encoding exodeoxyribonuclease III, giving the protein MKRIITANVNGIRAAERKGFFYWIKIQNADVVCLQEIKAQENQLDDRFYPKEYHCYYQFAQKKGYASTAIFTKQTPIQVIKESPWDDINFEGRFIRADFEDLSVISIYIHSGSAKQERQDLKMAFLTERFMPYLQELKASGRKVIICGDVNIVHQERDIKNWKANQKNSGCLPEEHAWLDELFFEVGFIDSFREVNKEDGQYTWWSNRGQAWANNVGWRIDYQILTPNLKGTVKSASIYKNERFSDHAPLIMDYQL; this is encoded by the coding sequence ATGAAAAGAATTATAACGGCTAATGTCAACGGAATTCGTGCCGCTGAACGAAAAGGTTTTTTTTATTGGATAAAAATCCAAAATGCAGACGTGGTTTGCTTGCAAGAAATCAAAGCACAAGAAAACCAACTAGATGATCGATTTTATCCAAAAGAATACCACTGCTATTACCAATTTGCTCAGAAAAAAGGCTATGCTAGCACAGCAATCTTTACCAAACAAACGCCCATTCAAGTTATTAAAGAAAGCCCGTGGGATGATATTAATTTTGAAGGGCGATTTATTCGAGCTGACTTCGAAGATTTGTCAGTTATTTCAATTTACATACATTCAGGCAGTGCCAAACAAGAGCGCCAAGATTTAAAAATGGCGTTTTTAACTGAGCGATTTATGCCTTATTTACAAGAGCTTAAGGCAAGCGGACGCAAGGTAATTATTTGTGGTGATGTGAATATCGTACATCAGGAAAGAGATATTAAAAACTGGAAAGCCAATCAGAAAAATTCAGGCTGCTTGCCAGAGGAACACGCTTGGCTGGATGAGTTATTTTTTGAAGTTGGCTTTATTGACAGCTTTCGTGAAGTCAATAAAGAAGATGGGCAATACACTTGGTGGAGTAATCGCGGGCAAGCATGGGCGAATAATGTCGGCTGGCGTATTGATTATCAAATCCTTACACCAAATCTCAAAGGCACGGTTAAAAGTGCCAGTATTTACAAAAATGAGCGTTTTTCAGACCATGCACCACTAATTATGGATTATCAACTATGA
- the rpsP gene encoding 30S ribosomal protein S16, giving the protein MVKIRLARGGAKKKPFYSIVATDSRKRRDSGYIERLGYFNPVARGQEVRLSVDEDRLAYWISQGAQISDRVKQLVKEFKNPLIHEKRVATQQAKAALVTVKLAAQAKAQAEEVTETTEQEAPSTEEEKVTE; this is encoded by the coding sequence ATGGTTAAAATTAGACTGGCCCGAGGTGGAGCCAAGAAGAAACCTTTTTATTCAATTGTAGCAACAGATTCTAGAAAACGTAGAGACAGTGGTTACATTGAGCGACTTGGATATTTTAATCCAGTTGCCCGTGGACAAGAAGTTAGGCTGAGCGTCGATGAAGATAGATTAGCGTATTGGATATCACAAGGTGCACAAATCTCTGATCGCGTTAAGCAACTTGTTAAAGAGTTCAAAAACCCTTTAATTCATGAAAAGCGTGTTGCTACTCAGCAAGCAAAAGCAGCTTTGGTGACAGTCAAACTAGCAGCGCAAGCTAAAGCACAAGCAGAAGAAGTAACAGAAACTACTGAGCAAGAAGCGCCATCAACAGAAGAGGAAAAGGTCACTGAGTAA
- the purB gene encoding adenylosuccinate lyase → MKLTELTAISPIDGRYFDKTKALNAIFSEFGLIKYRVLIEVKWLQTMADNAGIIEVPTFSQVVVKFLDGIVANFSLVDAQAVKTIERTTNHDVKAIEYFLKDKIKGNSELEAVSEFFHFACTSEDINNLSHALMLLEGRNVMLTKMCGLLSLIAKLAQDNASVSMLSRTHGQTASPSTVGKEMANFAFRLKRQIKQLESVKIMGKFNGAVGNFNAHICAYPDLDWQKISQNFIESLGINYAMYTTQIEPHDYIAEYFHSVNRFNTILIDFCRDIWGYVSLGYFKQKTITGEVGSSTMPHKINPIDFENGEGNLGIANVLNTHLADKLAISRWQRDLSDSTVLRNLGVSCAHCLVAYESIIKGISKLQTNEEKLTQDLDNSWEVLAEPIQTMMRRYGIDNPYERLKDLTCGQMINAQVLAEFVKNLDMPDEAKIALSELTPMTYTGDAQKLANAIKKLI, encoded by the coding sequence ATGAAATTAACCGAACTAACTGCTATATCACCCATTGATGGGCGCTATTTTGATAAAACCAAAGCATTGAATGCTATCTTTAGTGAGTTTGGCTTAATTAAATATCGTGTTTTAATTGAGGTTAAGTGGCTGCAAACCATGGCGGATAATGCTGGTATAATAGAAGTGCCAACTTTTAGTCAAGTAGTGGTTAAGTTTTTAGATGGTATTGTTGCTAATTTTTCATTGGTTGATGCTCAAGCAGTTAAGACGATTGAACGTACAACCAATCATGATGTTAAAGCGATTGAATATTTTTTGAAAGATAAAATCAAAGGTAATAGCGAACTTGAAGCTGTGAGTGAGTTTTTTCATTTTGCTTGTACATCTGAAGATATTAACAATCTATCACATGCACTTATGTTGTTAGAAGGACGTAATGTCATGCTGACTAAGATGTGTGGGTTATTATCACTCATTGCTAAATTGGCGCAAGACAACGCTTCAGTTTCAATGTTGTCTCGTACACATGGGCAAACCGCTTCTCCAAGTACTGTAGGTAAAGAGATGGCTAACTTTGCTTTTCGTTTGAAGAGACAAATTAAGCAGCTAGAAAGTGTCAAAATTATGGGCAAATTTAATGGTGCTGTGGGTAATTTTAATGCACATATTTGTGCTTATCCCGATTTAGATTGGCAGAAAATTTCTCAGAATTTTATTGAAAGTTTGGGTATTAATTACGCTATGTACACCACGCAAATTGAGCCTCATGATTATATTGCGGAGTATTTCCATTCAGTTAATCGCTTTAATACGATTTTGATTGATTTTTGTCGTGATATTTGGGGTTATGTTTCGCTTGGTTACTTCAAGCAAAAAACCATTACTGGTGAAGTAGGCTCATCTACCATGCCACATAAAATCAATCCGATTGATTTTGAAAATGGTGAGGGTAATTTAGGTATTGCGAATGTACTTAATACGCACTTGGCAGATAAGTTGGCAATTTCACGTTGGCAGAGGGATTTGTCTGATTCAACTGTGCTTAGAAACCTAGGTGTGAGTTGCGCACATTGCTTGGTAGCATATGAATCCATTATTAAAGGTATTAGTAAGTTGCAGACTAATGAGGAAAAATTAACTCAGGATTTAGACAATTCATGGGAAGTATTAGCCGAGCCAATTCAAACAATGATGCGCCGTTATGGTATTGACAATCCATATGAGAGGCTCAAAGACCTTACCTGTGGCCAAATGATTAATGCACAAGTGTTGGCAGAGTTTGTTAAAAATCTTGATATGCCAGATGAGGCGAAAATAGCTTTGTCTGAACTAACGCCCATGACTTATACCGGTGATGCACAAAAACTAGCAAACGCAATCAAAAAACTGATATAA
- the rimM gene encoding ribosome maturation factor RimM (Essential for efficient processing of 16S rRNA), with protein MKIFSYTYPRKNILSYQPWHINVDGNWQTLEVVQGRLQGKTIVAQIKDVFDKEQARAYMGTDLYIEKLQLPQLKAGEYYWDDLIGLEVINKAKIVLGKVSNLVDTGSNNVLVVNGKREYWVPYISPFLIKVDMDNQTILVDWDENF; from the coding sequence GTGAAAATTTTCTCCTACACCTATCCAAGAAAAAATATCTTATCTTATCAGCCGTGGCATATCAATGTTGATGGCAATTGGCAAACCTTGGAGGTTGTTCAAGGTCGCCTGCAAGGTAAAACCATTGTGGCGCAAATCAAAGATGTCTTTGATAAAGAACAAGCTAGGGCTTATATGGGCACTGATTTGTATATTGAAAAATTACAATTACCACAACTTAAGGCAGGTGAGTATTATTGGGACGATTTAATTGGTTTAGAAGTAATCAATAAGGCAAAAATTGTGCTTGGTAAAGTGTCTAATTTGGTTGATACTGGCTCAAACAATGTGCTCGTGGTTAATGGTAAGAGAGAGTATTGGGTACCTTATATTTCGCCATTTTTAATCAAAGTAGATATGGATAATCAAACTATTTTAGTTGATTGGGATGAGAATTTTTAA
- a CDS encoding DUF4126 domain-containing protein — MAEFGLISETVGMVISGGVTFATHFIKTGTRALTSVLNQSVIGRLFTEDVAVFTDMWAAINHPAVWIVVATIIIILMVWLMLAKVILATHWHKKLLAKLAV; from the coding sequence ATGGCAGAGTTTGGCCTTATAAGTGAAACCGTGGGGATGGTTATTAGCGGCGGAGTGACCTTTGCAACACATTTTATCAAGACAGGTACGCGTGCTTTAACATCAGTCCTGAATCAGTCAGTAATTGGACGGCTTTTCACTGAAGATGTTGCTGTGTTTACTGATATGTGGGCAGCAATTAATCATCCTGCTGTTTGGATTGTTGTTGCCACTATTATCATTATTTTGATGGTTTGGTTGATGTTAGCCAAAGTAATACTGGCTACACATTGGCACAAAAAATTGTTGGCAAAGCTTGCGGTGTAG